Proteins co-encoded in one Flavobacterium sp. M31R6 genomic window:
- a CDS encoding dihydroorotase family protein, with amino-acid sequence MKIIIRGAKIIDSKSPFHNEIVDLLIVDGFIKKIGTALPNTDNSEELKLDNLHLSQGWFDSSVSLGEPGFEDRETIANGLDVAAKSGFTAIALQPNSFPVIDNQAQVNFVKNKANGFATQLFPIGALTKESEGKDMAELYDMKNSGAVAFGDYTKSLENANLLKIALQYVQDFDGLVIAFAQDDKIKGNGVANEGVVSTRLGLKGIPDLAEELQIVRNLFLLEYTGGKMHVPTISSAKSVQLIKDAKAKGLNVTCSVAVHHLVLTDEKLEGFDTRYKVTPPLKTENDRQALINGVLDGTIDIITSDHNPVDIEHKKMEFDMAKNGTIGLESAFGALMTVLPLETIIEKFTSGKAIFSIPNNSISEGEIANITLFNPEGISIFTKENILSKSKNSAFLGTTLKGKAYGILNQGKLILG; translated from the coding sequence ATGAAAATAATCATCCGAGGCGCCAAAATTATCGATTCGAAAAGTCCCTTTCACAATGAGATTGTAGATCTTTTAATTGTAGATGGTTTTATAAAAAAAATAGGAACGGCACTTCCAAATACCGATAATTCCGAAGAACTAAAGCTTGACAATCTTCACCTTTCACAAGGATGGTTTGACAGCAGCGTTTCCTTGGGAGAACCAGGTTTTGAAGACAGAGAAACTATCGCAAACGGACTGGATGTTGCAGCCAAAAGCGGTTTTACAGCTATCGCTTTACAACCAAACTCCTTCCCTGTTATAGACAATCAAGCTCAAGTGAATTTCGTAAAAAACAAAGCCAATGGTTTTGCTACGCAACTCTTTCCAATTGGAGCTTTAACCAAAGAAAGCGAAGGTAAAGACATGGCCGAATTGTATGATATGAAAAATTCGGGTGCGGTTGCTTTTGGAGATTACACAAAAAGCTTGGAAAACGCCAATTTGCTAAAAATAGCATTACAATATGTACAGGATTTTGATGGATTGGTTATCGCTTTTGCACAGGACGACAAAATAAAAGGAAACGGGGTTGCCAATGAAGGAGTTGTTTCTACTCGATTGGGACTGAAAGGCATTCCAGACTTAGCTGAAGAACTACAAATTGTAAGAAATTTATTTTTATTGGAATACACAGGGGGCAAAATGCATGTCCCAACCATTTCCTCAGCAAAATCAGTACAATTAATTAAAGATGCTAAAGCAAAAGGACTAAACGTTACTTGTAGCGTAGCCGTTCACCATTTGGTATTGACCGATGAAAAACTGGAAGGATTTGACACAAGATATAAAGTAACTCCACCATTGAAAACTGAAAACGACAGACAAGCTTTAATTAATGGAGTTTTAGACGGAACTATCGATATAATCACATCCGATCACAATCCAGTCGACATCGAACACAAAAAAATGGAGTTTGATATGGCCAAAAACGGAACTATTGGTTTAGAAAGTGCTTTTGGCGCTTTGATGACTGTACTTCCATTAGAAACGATAATCGAAAAATTCACCTCTGGAAAAGCGATTTTCAGTATTCCAAACAACAGCATCAGTGAAGGTGAAATAGCCAATATCACTTTATTCAATCCGGAAGGCATAAGCATATTCACAAAAGAAAACATACTTTCAAAATCCAAGAATTCAGCATTTCTAGGCACCACTCTAAAAGGTAAAGCCTATGGGATTCTGAACCAAGGAAAATTAATCTTAGGATAA
- a CDS encoding alpha/beta hydrolase has product MNLSLEYKIREPKVILDKNPLLLLLHGYGSNEADLFSFAPELPDEYYIISARAPYDLQYGSYAWYAINFDADQNKFSDNDQARTSRDIIANFIDELVANYPIDTNDVNLIGFSQGSILSYAVALSYPEKVNKVVAMSGYVNLEIVSEDYLKNDLSKLKIFASHGTVDQVIPVDWARKTPALLEKLGVAITYKEYPVGHGVAPQNFYDFKNWLVEN; this is encoded by the coding sequence ATGAATCTATCCTTAGAATATAAAATAAGAGAACCGAAAGTGATTCTCGACAAAAATCCATTATTATTATTACTTCACGGTTATGGTAGCAACGAAGCAGATTTATTTTCATTTGCACCAGAATTACCGGATGAATATTACATTATCTCGGCACGTGCTCCCTATGATCTTCAATATGGAAGTTATGCTTGGTATGCCATTAATTTTGATGCTGACCAAAATAAATTTTCAGATAACGATCAAGCCCGTACTTCAAGAGATATAATTGCCAATTTTATTGATGAATTGGTTGCGAATTATCCTATTGATACCAATGATGTAAATCTAATTGGTTTCAGCCAGGGTTCCATTTTGAGCTATGCAGTGGCACTTTCGTATCCGGAAAAAGTGAACAAGGTGGTAGCGATGAGCGGTTATGTCAATTTAGAAATTGTTTCCGAAGATTACTTAAAAAACGACTTAAGCAAACTAAAAATATTTGCATCCCACGGAACAGTAGATCAAGTAATTCCCGTTGATTGGGCTAGAAAAACACCTGCACTTTTAGAGAAATTAGGCGTGGCAATCACCTACAAAGAATATCCTGTAGGCCATGGAGTTGCCCCACAAAACTTTTATGATTTCAAGAATTGGCTAGTTGAGAATTAG
- a CDS encoding DEAD/DEAH box helicase, giving the protein MSTFEQFNLPKSVQKAIADLGFTSPTPIQEKTFSVIMSGRDMMGIAQTGTGKTFAYLLPLLKLYKFTPGHTPKIVILVPTRELVVQVVEEVEKLTKYMSVRTIGIFGGVNINTQKTLVYQGCDILVGTPGRIMDLTLDNVIRFEEMQKLVIDEFDEMLNLGFRTQLTAILAMMPKKRQNILFSATMTDEVDAILNDYFDYPEEVTLSASGTPLENITQITYQVPNFNTKINLLKHLLETNEDMSRVLVFVNNKKISDMVHQRIEEDFEGQFGVIHSNKSQNYRLSTMAEFQEGNLRGLITTDIMARGLDISNITHVINFEMPELPELYMHRIGRTGRADATGTAISLITPREEESKVAIEILMNTELAVETFPEEVEVSSKLIEPEKDRQPIKFLMKKQKLEGDGAFQEKSKKNKKVNLGGPGVTKKKTHGSVNRNMLKTRDKKRKDKK; this is encoded by the coding sequence ATGAGTACTTTCGAACAATTCAATCTCCCTAAATCAGTACAAAAAGCAATAGCCGATTTAGGTTTTACATCCCCAACTCCTATTCAGGAAAAAACTTTTTCTGTGATAATGTCTGGCCGTGATATGATGGGAATTGCGCAAACAGGTACTGGTAAAACATTTGCCTATTTATTGCCTTTATTAAAATTATACAAATTTACTCCAGGTCATACTCCAAAAATAGTAATCCTTGTTCCAACTCGTGAACTAGTAGTTCAGGTGGTAGAAGAAGTCGAAAAATTGACCAAATACATGTCGGTTCGTACTATTGGAATTTTTGGTGGGGTAAATATCAATACTCAAAAAACATTGGTTTATCAAGGATGTGATATACTTGTGGGAACTCCAGGGCGAATTATGGATTTAACGTTGGATAACGTTATTCGTTTTGAAGAAATGCAAAAATTGGTTATTGATGAGTTTGACGAAATGTTGAATTTAGGTTTCCGCACCCAGTTGACGGCTATTTTGGCTATGATGCCAAAAAAACGTCAAAACATATTATTCTCGGCGACAATGACCGATGAAGTAGATGCAATTTTGAATGATTATTTTGATTATCCAGAAGAGGTTACGCTTTCAGCATCTGGAACACCGCTTGAAAACATTACACAAATTACATATCAAGTTCCAAATTTCAATACAAAAATAAATCTTTTAAAACACTTATTAGAAACCAATGAAGACATGAGTCGTGTTTTGGTTTTTGTGAATAACAAAAAGATTTCCGATATGGTTCATCAACGTATTGAGGAAGATTTTGAAGGGCAATTTGGTGTAATCCACTCCAATAAATCTCAAAATTACCGTTTGAGCACGATGGCTGAATTTCAAGAAGGAAATCTTCGAGGATTAATCACTACCGATATTATGGCGAGAGGTTTGGATATTTCGAATATTACCCATGTAATCAACTTTGAAATGCCCGAATTACCAGAATTGTACATGCACCGTATTGGTAGAACGGGTCGTGCCGATGCTACTGGAACTGCTATAAGTCTAATTACTCCTCGTGAAGAAGAGTCAAAAGTGGCCATTGAAATTTTGATGAATACCGAATTAGCGGTTGAAACTTTCCCAGAAGAAGTTGAAGTTTCATCCAAATTAATCGAACCTGAAAAAGACAGGCAACCTATTAAGTTTTTGATGAAAAAACAAAAACTGGAAGGCGATGGCGCTTTTCAAGAGAAAAGTAAAAAGAATAAAAAAGTCAATTTGGGAGGACCTGGTGTAACCAAGAAAAAAACGCATGGTTCAGTAAATAGAAACATGTTGAAAACAAGAGATAAAAAGAGAAAAGACAAAAAATAG
- a CDS encoding TonB-dependent receptor: MEAKIKLKGDKVIEQIPSLKDKALRINLNENIYGTFAEIGAGQETVRHFFRSGGSSGTIAKAMSAYDKDFSDAVYGVEEDGRYVTESRLKKMLTFESELIEERLSRTKHPNKMFFSYANTVATIDFAKQFKGHGWVGIRYQLEPTEDYNEIIIHIRFKETDSRLQQETLGVLGVNLIYGAFYKYNDPKKLLRYLYDHLDKDQLEIDTINFSGPRFADVDNRLMSLQLVKNGMTDAVMFNPEGINVLPAAILYKKNILAFRGSFRPVTKVNMDMYKESLKMFLEENKVEKENTLVIFEITLSNLRSDGEIDERDFMDRAELLCSLGQTVMISNFQEYYKVVEYFSNYTKARMGLAMGVNNLVDIFDEKYYRHLSGGILEAFGKLFYRDMKVFLYPMLGEEGEIITSKNLKVHPRMKELYKFFKFNGKVVDIEGYNPEILEVFSREVLKMIGAGKPGWEEMLPTGVPEIIKEKRLFGYHPNSLLEASN; this comes from the coding sequence ATGGAAGCCAAAATAAAACTAAAAGGAGACAAAGTTATTGAGCAAATTCCTTCTTTAAAGGATAAAGCACTTCGTATCAATTTGAATGAAAACATATACGGAACTTTTGCTGAAATTGGAGCTGGTCAAGAAACAGTAAGACATTTTTTTAGATCAGGTGGATCATCAGGAACAATCGCAAAAGCAATGTCAGCTTACGATAAAGACTTTAGTGATGCGGTTTATGGGGTTGAGGAAGACGGTCGTTATGTAACCGAAAGCAGACTTAAAAAAATGCTTACTTTTGAAAGTGAATTGATTGAAGAAAGATTGAGCAGAACCAAACATCCCAACAAAATGTTTTTCAGTTATGCTAATACAGTTGCTACAATAGATTTTGCAAAACAATTTAAAGGCCATGGTTGGGTAGGAATTCGATACCAACTGGAGCCAACCGAAGACTACAACGAAATTATCATCCACATCCGTTTCAAAGAAACCGATTCCAGATTACAGCAAGAAACATTAGGTGTATTGGGAGTAAATCTAATTTATGGTGCCTTCTATAAATACAATGACCCTAAAAAATTACTAAGATACTTATACGATCACTTGGACAAAGACCAACTGGAGATTGACACCATCAATTTCTCAGGTCCCCGTTTTGCTGACGTGGACAATCGATTAATGAGTTTACAATTAGTAAAAAATGGCATGACCGATGCGGTAATGTTCAATCCTGAAGGCATAAACGTTTTGCCGGCCGCTATACTGTACAAGAAAAACATTCTCGCTTTTAGAGGAAGTTTCCGTCCGGTTACCAAGGTAAATATGGATATGTACAAAGAGTCTTTAAAAATGTTTTTGGAAGAAAACAAAGTTGAGAAAGAAAACACCTTGGTGATTTTCGAAATTACATTGTCAAATTTACGTTCTGATGGTGAAATTGATGAAAGAGACTTTATGGATCGTGCCGAATTACTTTGCTCTTTGGGACAAACCGTAATGATATCCAATTTCCAGGAATATTATAAAGTTGTCGAATATTTTTCTAATTATACTAAAGCCAGAATGGGGCTTGCAATGGGAGTCAACAACTTAGTGGATATTTTTGACGAGAAATATTACCGTCATTTGAGCGGAGGAATACTGGAAGCCTTTGGAAAATTATTCTATCGCGATATGAAAGTATTTCTATATCCTATGTTAGGTGAAGAAGGCGAAATCATAACTTCCAAAAACCTAAAAGTTCATCCTAGAATGAAAGAATTATACAAATTTTTCAAATTCAATGGGAAAGTGGTTGACATCGAAGGTTACAATCCTGAGATATTAGAAGTATTTTCTCGTGAAGTATTGAAAATGATCGGTGCAGGAAAACCAGGCTGGGAAGAAATGTTACCTACGGGAGTACCTGAAATTATTAAAGAAAAACGTCTTTTCGGATATCATCCCAATTCGCTTTTAGAAGCCAGTAATTAA
- a CDS encoding lactonase family protein, whose translation MKKVYLFLLLIFSLGPMLAQKNKVNLLVGTYTNPCYSRGIYVYEFDTNNAQIRLKKSSDSIVNPSYLSLSKDEKFIYAVNENGAASTVSSFAFDAVSGKPSSINTVSSKGADPCYLINDDKNVIVANYSGGNISVFGKNEDGSLTEAKQVVQHYGKGVNAERQEKPHVHMVYFSPDKKYVLSNDLGTDKIYIYNYNPTATADILSLKDSVSVKAGSGPRHLTFSKKGKYVYLLQELDGSLTTFSYADGKLTQIGETTILANDYKGTFSSADIHVSPNGKFLYASNRGDANTISIFKISGKGKLKSKGQVSTLGKGPRNFAIDPTGKFLLVAHQYTNDIVIFKINKRKGTLTDTKKRFDLCSPVCLVFAK comes from the coding sequence ATGAAAAAAGTTTACCTATTTCTTTTATTAATTTTTTCTTTAGGCCCAATGTTGGCTCAAAAAAACAAAGTCAATCTTCTTGTAGGCACCTATACCAATCCATGTTATAGCAGAGGTATTTATGTGTATGAATTTGATACAAATAATGCTCAAATAAGATTAAAAAAATCATCAGACAGTATCGTTAATCCAAGTTATTTATCGCTTTCCAAGGATGAAAAATTTATTTATGCCGTAAATGAAAATGGAGCAGCTAGTACCGTAAGTTCTTTTGCATTTGATGCAGTAAGCGGGAAACCTAGTTCAATAAATACAGTAAGTTCCAAAGGAGCTGACCCTTGTTATCTTATCAACGATGATAAAAATGTGATAGTTGCGAATTATTCAGGTGGGAATATTTCTGTTTTTGGTAAAAACGAGGACGGTAGTTTGACAGAAGCGAAACAAGTTGTCCAACATTATGGTAAAGGTGTGAATGCCGAAAGACAAGAAAAGCCACATGTTCACATGGTTTATTTTTCGCCGGATAAAAAATATGTTTTAAGTAATGATTTAGGAACCGATAAAATCTATATATACAATTATAACCCAACTGCGACTGCTGATATTTTAAGTTTAAAAGACAGTGTTTCGGTAAAAGCGGGAAGTGGACCAAGACATTTGACATTTAGCAAAAAAGGAAAATATGTTTACTTATTGCAAGAATTGGATGGTTCATTGACAACTTTTAGTTATGCAGACGGAAAATTAACGCAAATCGGTGAAACCACCATTTTGGCCAATGATTATAAAGGTACTTTTAGCTCAGCTGATATTCATGTTTCTCCAAATGGAAAATTCCTGTATGCTTCAAATAGAGGTGACGCCAATACAATTTCGATTTTTAAAATTTCTGGAAAAGGAAAATTAAAATCAAAAGGGCAAGTAAGCACTTTAGGCAAAGGCCCGAGAAATTTTGCGATTGATCCAACAGGCAAGTTTCTTTTGGTAGCGCATCAATATACAAATGATATAGTGATTTTTAAAATAAACAAAAGAAAAGGAACGCTGACAGATACAAAGAAAAGATTTGATTTGTGTTCCCCTGTTTGTTTGGTGTTTGCAAAGTAA
- a CDS encoding BatA and WFA domain-containing protein, whose product MHFKQPEILYFLFLLIVPILVHLFQLRRFKKEYFTNVRFLKALSIQTRKSSKIKKWLLLTCRILLLTCIILAFAQPFFESKDSKNASNEMYIVLDNSFSMQAKGKKGELLKRAIQELLEETPENANFSLLTNTDNYWNTDIKTIRGELQNLKYSATPFQLDNIIAKIKAHKSAFKKDIVVITDAVGLNQNQLKNIDTENIPYFIIPKAEQKNNVAIDSVFIRQTLDDFYELSINTTNYSSDFKPVPVALYNQNKLIAKTIINFKNKKETINFTIPKQTFHGYVSIEDNYLAYDNRLFFSISKIKKTNIISIGAPEKNNFLSRIYTDDEFNYSSFTLSTLDYNSIDKQDAIVLNELDEIPQALQTTLKAFVNKGGNLIIIPSETGSIPNLNALLNQFGATQFQSLESNEKLITKINFSHPLFAGVFENKTNNFQYPKTKKDFAISTTSPAVLNFEDQSPFLIGLRNAVSSVYVFSAPINILNSNFQQSPLIVPVFYKMALSKLNNGINANTIGNNSSYIVSVLLSKDEILTVKNSEEQFIPVQQLLNNKVQLFFNDYPEKAGNYTIYDSKKAIENISFNYPRTESNLDQVNESILSDYKTSDSISTIFDKLQTNRSDNQIWKWFIIFALLFLALEMAIIKFVK is encoded by the coding sequence ATGCACTTTAAACAACCCGAAATTCTATACTTTCTATTTCTGCTGATTGTTCCAATTTTGGTACATTTATTTCAATTAAGACGTTTCAAAAAAGAATATTTCACTAATGTCCGGTTTCTAAAAGCACTTTCGATTCAAACCCGAAAAAGTTCCAAAATAAAAAAATGGTTGCTTTTAACCTGCAGAATCCTTTTACTCACCTGCATTATTCTTGCCTTTGCCCAACCTTTTTTTGAATCCAAAGACAGCAAAAATGCCAGCAATGAAATGTATATAGTCTTGGATAATTCCTTCAGTATGCAAGCCAAAGGAAAAAAAGGGGAATTACTTAAACGTGCCATTCAGGAACTGCTTGAAGAAACTCCGGAAAATGCCAATTTTTCTTTGTTGACCAATACTGATAATTACTGGAATACCGATATTAAAACCATTCGAGGTGAATTGCAAAACTTGAAATACAGTGCGACTCCTTTTCAATTGGATAATATTATAGCTAAAATAAAAGCGCATAAATCGGCTTTCAAGAAAGACATTGTCGTCATAACTGATGCGGTGGGCCTAAATCAAAATCAATTAAAAAATATTGACACCGAAAACATTCCGTATTTTATTATTCCAAAAGCGGAGCAAAAAAATAATGTGGCCATCGACAGTGTTTTTATTCGTCAAACTCTGGATGATTTTTATGAATTAAGCATCAACACGACAAATTACAGTTCCGATTTCAAACCCGTTCCCGTTGCTTTGTACAATCAAAACAAACTGATTGCAAAAACTATCATCAATTTCAAGAACAAAAAAGAAACCATAAATTTCACTATTCCAAAACAAACTTTTCATGGTTATGTTTCCATAGAAGACAATTATTTGGCATACGACAATAGATTGTTTTTTAGCATTTCAAAAATCAAAAAGACAAACATCATCAGTATTGGAGCACCCGAAAAAAACAATTTCTTGAGTCGAATTTACACTGATGACGAATTCAATTACAGTTCTTTTACGTTAAGTACTTTGGATTACAACAGTATAGACAAGCAAGATGCCATTGTTTTGAATGAGCTGGACGAAATTCCACAAGCCTTGCAAACCACTTTAAAAGCGTTTGTGAATAAAGGCGGAAATCTGATTATAATTCCGTCTGAAACAGGTTCAATTCCCAATTTAAATGCGTTATTGAATCAGTTTGGCGCCACTCAATTCCAATCATTGGAATCAAATGAAAAGCTGATTACCAAAATCAACTTCAGCCATCCGTTGTTTGCTGGCGTCTTTGAAAACAAAACCAATAATTTTCAATATCCAAAAACCAAAAAAGATTTCGCTATTTCTACCACAAGTCCTGCGGTTTTAAATTTTGAGGATCAATCGCCTTTTTTGATAGGACTTCGAAATGCCGTTTCATCGGTTTATGTTTTTTCGGCACCGATAAATATTCTGAATTCCAATTTCCAACAATCGCCTTTGATTGTTCCTGTATTTTACAAAATGGCTTTAAGTAAGCTAAATAATGGTATAAATGCCAACACTATTGGTAATAACAGTTCTTATATTGTTTCAGTACTTTTATCCAAAGATGAAATTCTGACCGTAAAAAATTCGGAAGAACAATTTATCCCAGTACAACAACTTCTGAATAATAAAGTACAACTTTTTTTTAATGATTACCCAGAAAAAGCAGGCAATTACACGATATATGATTCTAAAAAAGCAATAGAAAACATCAGCTTTAATTACCCAAGAACCGAAAGCAATTTGGATCAAGTCAACGAAAGCATATTATCCGATTATAAAACAAGTGATTCCATTTCAACCATTTTTGACAAGCTACAAACCAACCGAAGCGACAATCAAATTTGGAAATGGTTTATTATCTTTGCACTACTCTTCCTAGCATTGGAAATGGCAATTATCAAATTTGTGAAATAA
- a CDS encoding response regulator transcription factor — protein MNNSDLKILIAEDDVLMIKILEFILKKEGYQVTSCKDGLSAIEKIPVLIPDLIITDIMLPFRSGLEIIGYSKETFENIPVIVVSSLGEEEGTVIEAFNLGADDFVSKPFNPNELLLRVKRLFAKKNYSIKPKEVEVSISA, from the coding sequence ATGAACAATTCAGATTTAAAAATATTGATTGCAGAGGATGATGTATTGATGATAAAAATCCTCGAGTTCATTCTTAAAAAAGAAGGATACCAAGTAACATCATGTAAAGATGGTTTGAGTGCTATAGAAAAAATTCCTGTACTTATACCTGACTTGATTATTACTGATATTATGCTTCCTTTTCGTTCTGGACTTGAAATAATAGGATATTCTAAGGAAACCTTTGAAAACATTCCTGTTATTGTGGTTTCATCATTGGGTGAAGAAGAAGGGACAGTCATTGAGGCTTTTAATTTAGGAGCTGATGATTTTGTATCTAAGCCTTTTAATCCAAATGAATTATTGCTTCGAGTAAAACGTTTATTTGCAAAAAAGAATTACAGCATAAAACCAAAAGAAGTGGAAGTGAGCATTAGTGCTTAA
- a CDS encoding MBL fold metallo-hydrolase translates to MKVYFLGTGTSQGIPIIGSDHEVCKSTDFKDKRLRVSAWISWEGHSYVIDCGPDFRQQMLVSNCRKIDGILFTHEHADHTAGLDDIRPFNFKQGEIPIYAHKRVLVNIEKRFDYIFETVNKYPGSPSVKRIEIFNNVPFPIGNKLAIPITVMHGNLQVFGFRVDDFAYLTDVKTIEEAEIDKLRGLKVLVVNALREEPHNTHFNLQEALDFIALLKPEKAYLTHISHMLGFHEVVQKKLPDNVFLAYDNLEITI, encoded by the coding sequence TTGAAGGTATATTTTTTAGGTACAGGTACGTCTCAAGGAATTCCAATTATTGGAAGTGATCATGAAGTTTGTAAAAGCACTGATTTTAAGGACAAAAGGCTCCGGGTTTCGGCGTGGATCTCGTGGGAAGGCCATTCGTACGTTATCGATTGCGGCCCCGATTTTAGGCAACAAATGTTGGTGTCCAATTGCAGAAAGATAGACGGTATCTTATTTACGCATGAGCATGCTGATCATACAGCTGGTTTGGATGATATCCGCCCCTTCAATTTTAAGCAGGGAGAGATTCCTATTTATGCCCATAAACGGGTGCTCGTTAATATCGAGAAACGATTTGATTACATATTTGAAACAGTAAATAAATATCCTGGATCTCCCTCTGTAAAAAGAATTGAAATATTTAATAATGTTCCTTTTCCTATTGGTAACAAGCTGGCAATTCCAATAACTGTAATGCATGGTAATCTTCAGGTTTTTGGGTTTAGAGTAGATGATTTTGCCTATTTAACTGATGTGAAAACTATCGAAGAAGCAGAAATAGATAAATTGAGAGGTCTCAAAGTCTTGGTGGTAAATGCTTTGCGAGAGGAACCCCATAATACACATTTTAATTTGCAGGAAGCCCTCGATTTTATAGCTTTGCTGAAACCCGAAAAAGCATATCTTACACACATCAGTCACATGCTCGGTTTTCATGAAGTCGTTCAAAAAAAATTGCCGGATAATGTTTTCTTGGCTTATGATAATTTAGAAATTACTATTTAA